A DNA window from Brassica napus cultivar Da-Ae chromosome C1, Da-Ae, whole genome shotgun sequence contains the following coding sequences:
- the LOC106363427 gene encoding meiotic recombination protein DMC1 homolog, producing MLSALKSEEASMQLVEREEIDEEDDLFEAIDKLIAQGINAGDVKKLQDAGIHTCNGLMMHTKKNLTGIKGLSEAKVDKICEAAEKIVNFGYMTGSDALLKRKSVVRITTGSQALDDLLGGGIETAAITEAFGEFRSGKTQLAHTLCVTTQLPTSMKGGNGKVAYIDTEGTFRPDRIVQIAERFGMDPGAVLDNIIYARAYTYEHQHNLLLGLAAKMSEEPFKILIVDSIIALFRVDFTGRGELADRQQKLAQMLSRIIKIAEEFNVAVYMTNQVISDPGGGMFISDPKKPAGGHVLAHAVTIRLSFRKGKGEQRVCKVFDAPNLPEGEAIFQITPGGVADAKD from the exons ATGCTTTCTGCTCTCAA ATCGGAAGAAGCGAGCATGCAGCTCGTCGAGCGAGAAGAAATCGACGAAGAGGATGATTTATTTGAAGCGATTGACAAAC TGATTGCTCAGGGTATTAACGCAGGAGATGTGAAAAAGCTACAAGATGCTGGGATCCATACCTGTAATGGTCTCATGATGCATACCAAAAAG AACCTCACTGGAATCAAAGGATTGTCAGAGGCGAAAGTTGACAAAATCTGTGAAGCCGCTGAGAAAATAGTG AACTTTGGGTATATGACTGGAAGTGATGCTCTTCTCAAG aGAAAATCAGTTGTGCGTATCACTACAGGTTCCCAAGCTCTTGATGATCTCTTGGGAG GTGGGATTGAGACTGCAGCCATCACAGAGGCGTTTGGGGAGTTTAG GTCTGGGAAAACTCAATTAGCACATACCCTTTGTGTCACCACGCAG CTGCCTACAAGCATGAAAGGTGGGAATGGGAAAGTGGCTTACATTGACACTGAGGGAACCTT CCGCCCTGATCGGATTGTCCAAATTGCTGAAAGATTTGGAATGGATCCCGGAGCTGTGCTTGACAAT ATCATTTATGCTCGTGCTTACACCTATGAGCATCAGCACAACTTGCTTCTTGGCCTTGCTGCAAAAATGTCCGAGGAACCATTTAAGATTCTG ATTGTTGACTCAATCATTGCTTTATTCCGAGTGGATTTCACTGGAAGAGGAGAACTCGCAGACCGCCAG CAAAAACTAGCTCAGATGCTATCAAGGATAATCAAAATCGCAGAGGAGTTCAATGTTGCAGTCTACATGACCAACCAAG TGATATCGGATCCAGGCGGTGGAATGTTCATATCAGACCCAAAAAAGCCAGCTGGTGGGCATGTTCTAGCTCACGCGGTGACCATCAGGCTCAGTTTCAGGAAAGGCAAAGGAGAGCAACGTGTCTGCAAAGTCTTTGACGCACCAAATCTCCCTGAAGGCGAAGCT ATTTTCCAGATTACACCAGGGGGCGTTGCAGACGCGAAGGACTAA
- the LOC106367693 gene encoding transmembrane emp24 domain-containing protein p24beta3, which produces MESREAMRNTKINVFALVGLILLKSINPISSLSVTVEEDECVQEYVLYEGDTVSGNFVVVDHDVFWGPDHPGIDFTVTSPAGNIVQTMKGTSGDKFEFKAPRSGMYKFCFHNPYSTPETVSFYIHVGHIPNEHDLAKDEHLDPVNVKIAELRESLESVVAEQKYLKARDTRHRHTNESTRKRVIFYTVGEYIFLAAASGLQILYIRKLFSKSVAYNRV; this is translated from the exons atggagagCAGAGAAGCGATGAGGAACACGAAGATCAATGTCTTTGCATTGGTTGGTCTGATACTATTGAAGTCAATCAATCCAATCTCCTCGCTCTCGGTTACGGTTGAGGAAGATGAATGCGTCCAAGAGTATGTCCTCTACGAAGGAGACACCGTCTCTGGAAACTTCGTCGTCGTCGACCATGACGTCTTCTGGGGACCAGATCATCCTGGTATTGATTTCACG GTGACGTCTCCTGCTGGGAACATTGTACAGACGATGAAGGGGACATCAGGAGACAAGTTTGAGTTTAAGGCACCAAGAAGTGGGATGTACAAGTTTTGTTTCCACAACCCTTACTCTACTCCTGAGACTGTCTCCTTCTACATTCATGTTGGTCATATCCCCAACGAGCATGACTTAGCCAAAGACG AGCACTTGGACCCAGTAAATGTGAAGATAGCTGAGCTGAGAGAGTCTTTGGAATCTGTTGTTGCTGAGCAGAAGTATTTGAAAGCACGTGATACCCGTCACCGTCATA CTAATGAGAGCACCAGAAAGCGAGTGATATTCTACACTGTAGGAGAGTACATTTTCCTAGCAGCAGCAAGTGGTCTCCAGATTCTCTACATTCGCAAGCTCTTCAGCAAGTCTGTTGCATACAACAGAGTTTGA
- the LOC106367694 gene encoding early light-induced protein 1, chloroplastic → MATASVNMQSVFACGLATRKINTNKLFFAGNFPNLKRNYPVGVKCMAEGEPMKDESAPSTSAAKPLSSSSSPPPPPPPTKPKVSTKFSDLLAFSGPAPERINGRLAMVGFVAALAVELSKGENVLAQISDGGVSWFLGTTAILTLASLVPLFKGITAESKSKGFMTSDAELWNGRFAMLGLVALAFTEFVKGGTLV, encoded by the exons ATGGCAACAGCATCGGTTAACATGCAGTCAGTCTTCGCCTGTGGGTTGGCCACTCGCAAGATCAACACAAACAAGCTCTTCTTCGCCGGAAACTTCCCAAATCTCAAGAGGAACTATCCGGTGGGAGTGAAGTGCATGGCTGAG GGAGAACCCATGAAGGACGAGTCCGCACCTTCGACCTCCGCGGCTAAGCCTTTGTCTAGCTCATCATCGCCGCCACCTCCTCCACCTCCTACTAAACCTAAG GTGAGCACGAAGTTTAGCGACTTGCTAGCGTTTAGCGGTCCAGCACCAGAAAGAATAAACGGGCGTTTAGCGATGGTTGGATTCGTGGCGGCCTTGGCGGTTGAACTTTCCAAGGGTGAAAACGTTTTGGCTCAGATCTCGGACGGCGGCGTCTCGTGGTTCCTTGGTACGACTGCGATCTTGACGCTTGCGTCGCTTGTACCCCTTTTCAAGGGTATCACCGCCGAGTCTAAGTCCAAAGGTTTCATGACGTCCGACGCTGAGCTTTGGAACGGACGTTTCGCGATGCTTGGTTTGGTCGCGTTGGCGTTCACTGAGTTTGTCAAGGGTGGGACCCTTGTCTGA
- the LOC106367695 gene encoding heat stress transcription factor A-6b-like, producing MDPPYRFIKEEFPTGFNDSPSPPSSNLYTTSMAPNDPTTTLSSPQPIEGLHESGPPPFLTKTYDLVEDSRTNHVVSWSQANNSFIVWDQEYFSMTLLPIFFKHNNLSSFVRQLNTYGFRKVNPDRWEFANEGFLRGQKHLLKTIRRRKTSNNNQIQPPQSSSQQQSLDNCCIEVGRYVLHGEMDSLRRDKQVLMMELVKVRQQQQSTKMDLTLLEDKLKKTESKQKQMMRFLARAMQNPDFLQQLIEQKEKSKDTEEAIDKKRQRPIDQGKRHVVCVEDYDDGGGGYGRYGKDAGSSSAFFDMKQETYGDMSELDRLAMHIQGLGDQCNKKDVVLDVGKGNEEQQHKERYQDENNEIYGEGFWEDLLNEGQNFDLQGDDEENVDVLIEQLGYLGSSGH from the exons ATGGATCCTCCATATAGATTCATAAAAGAGGAGTTTCCTACAGGATTCAATGATTCTCCATCACCACCATCTTCTAATCTCTACACAACCTCCATGGCCCCAAATGATCCAACAACAACCCTGAGCTCTCCACAACCAATAGAAGGTCTCCACGAATCAGGCCCACCTCCATTTCTTACAAAGACATATGATTTGGTAGAAGATTCAAGAACCAATCATGTCGTCTCTTGGAGCCAAGCCAATAACAGCTTCATCGTCTGGGATCAAGAATATTTTTCCATGACTCTCCTTCCCATCTTCTTCAAGCATAATAACTTATCTAGCTTTGTTCGCCAGCTCAACACATAT ggTTTCAGAAAGGTGAATCCGGATAGATGGGAGTTTGCAAATGAAGGGTTTCTTAGAGGGCAAAAGCATCTCCTCAAGACAATAAGGAGAAGAAAGACGAGTAACAATAATCAAATACAACCCCCTCAATCATCCTCTCAACAACAATCTCTAGACAATTGTTGCATAGAAGTTGGTAGGTATGTTCTACATGGAGAGATGGATAGCCTAAGGCGAGACAAACAAGTTCTGATGATGGAGCTGGTAAAGGTGAGACAGCAACAACAAAGCACCAAAATGGATCTCACACTGTTAGAAGATAAGCTCAAGAAGActgaatcaaaacaaaaacaaatgatGAGGTTCCTAGCCCGCGCAATGCAGAATCCAGATTTCCTTCAGCAACTCATTGAGCAGAAAGAGAAGAGTAAGGATACAGAAGAAGCAATCGACAAGAAGAGACAAAGACCGATCGATCAAGGGAAAAGACATGTGGTTTGTGTGGAAGattatgatgatggtggtggtggttatGGAAGGTATGGAAAGGATGCTGGATCCTCCTCGGCGTTTTTTGACATGAAACAAGAAACATATGGAGACATGTCAGAGTTAGACAGACTTGCTATGCACATTCAGGGACTTGGAGATCAGTGCAATAAGAAAGATGTGGTATTGGATGTGGGAAAAGGAAATGAAGAACAACAGCATAAAGAAAGGTACCAGGATGAGAACAACGAGATTTATGGTGAAGGTTTTTGGGAAGATTTGTTAAATGAAGGTCAAAATTTTGATCTtcaaggagatgatgaagaaaatGTTGATGTGCTAATTGAGCAGCTTGGTTATTTGGGTTCTAGTGGacactaa